From Echeneis naucrates chromosome 7, fEcheNa1.1, whole genome shotgun sequence, one genomic window encodes:
- the ubiad1 gene encoding ubiA prenyltransferase domain-containing protein 1 has protein sequence MANEQKQSRAETFVLAGSNGHNGQQWQTGMNNLVGHPPGANHKSRMARIASDVRQKCAAYVLALRPWSFSTSLTPVALGSALAYKMEGSVDLLILMVCAVAVLVVHGAGNLVNTYYDFSKGIDHKKSDDRTLVDEILAPQDVVMFGALLYSLGCLCATLLYFFSTLRLEHLALIYFGGLSSSFLYTGGIGLKYVALGDVVILITFGPLAVMFAHAVQVGYLSMLPLVYAVPLALNTEAILHSNNTRDMDSDKQAGIVTLAILIGPMLSYVLYNLLLFVPYVLFCILATRYTISMALPLLTLPMAFPLEKQFRSRCYAKIPQKTAKLNLLMGLFYVFGIILAPPGSLPSL, from the exons ATGGCCAATGAGCAGAAACAAAGCAGGgcagaaacatttgttttggcTGGTTCGAATGGTCACAATGGCCAGCAATGGCAGACTGGTATGAATAATTTGGTTGGTCACCCTCCAGGCGCTAACCACAAGTCGAGGATGGCTCGTATCGCATCAGATGTCAGGCAGAAATGTGCGGCGTATGTGCTAGCTCTGCGGCCATGGAGTTTCAGCACCTCGCTCACGCCGGTGGCCCTCGGCAGTGCATTGGCATATAAAATGGAGGGCTCTGTGGACTTGCTCATCCTGATGGTGTGTGCTGTGGCCGTCCTTGTAGTCCATGGGGCGGGCAACCTTGTTAACACCTACTATGACTTCTCCAAAGGGATTGACCACAAGAAGAGTGATGATAGGACTCTTGTGGATGAAATATTGGCACCACAGGATGTTGTTATGTTTGGAGCATTGTTATATTCTTTAGGATGCTTGTGTGCCACTCTGCTGTACTTCTTTTCTACACTTAGACTGGAGCATCTAGCCCTTATATACTTTGGGGGactttccagctcttttttatACACCGGAG GCATTGGCCTCAAGTATGTGGCCCTGGGAGATGTGGTAATTCTCATTACTTTCGGCCCTCTGGCAGTCATGTTTGCCCATGCTGTGCAAGTTGGCTACCTGTCAATGCTGCCGCTGGTGTATGCTGTCCCACTGGCCCTCAACACAGAAGCCATCCTCCACAGCAACAACACCAGAGACATGGATTCTGACAAGCAGGCGGGCATTGTCACCCTGGCCATCCTCATAGGCCCCATGCTGTCCTACGTCCTCTATAACCTCCTGCTCTTCGTCCCCTACGTGCTGTTCTGCATTCTTGCCACCCGGTACACCATCAGCATGGCCCTGCCTCTCCTCACCTTACCAATGGCATTCCCCTTGGAGAAGCAGTTCCGCAGCCGATGCTACGCCAAGATCCCCCAGAAGACAGCCAAGCTCAACCTCCTCATGGGACTTTTCTATGTGTTTGGGATTATTTTGGCACCTCCTGGCAGCTTGCCATCACTGTGA